A genomic window from Nicotiana sylvestris chromosome 11, ASM39365v2, whole genome shotgun sequence includes:
- the LOC138880848 gene encoding uncharacterized protein has protein sequence MRSMEQSLKNIQGLSGQNNVSYTDLCMFPHVHLPLGFKTPKFEKYDGHVDPIAHLKRYCNQLQGAGGKKELLMAYFGKSLVGIALEWYLDQDISRWHIWDDRARDFVRKFQYNIDIAPDQNSLSNLKKKSSESFREYAVKWREQTARVKPPMDEIEMVSVFLQAQEADYYQNMMSAMSKPFAEAIKIGEMVENGLKTGRILRQFAIRATSQAILGGSGGATNRKKKEEAAMATSSARNPRPPRPHFSEKTPQHYYPYQDVAYAMVLQPYTVMNAQPYVRTQQQFNQNRAPFPRNQPAHQAHYNPRPPQNNFRAREPPKIPNFTLISESYFSLFPKLVQIGLLQPVPQTRKNPVSPAYRAGTRYAYHSGVEGYDIEDCWTLKRAVENLIEQKRIVLKGEDVPNVTNNPLLALNNGPVIGIIYEDREFDPALKAIIAIADVEKKPKVVAKQDKREKKSKPTPEYRKESGN, from the coding sequence atgagaagcatggagcaaagTCTCAAAAATATACAAGGTTTGAGTGGGCAAAATAACGTATCTTACactgacctgtgcatgttcccgcacgtacatctacccttgggtttcaaaacccctaagtttgaaaaatatgacgggcatgtggatcccattgctcacctcaaaaggtactgcaaccaacTGCAGGGAGCAGGCGGAAAAAAAGAACTACTCATGGCCTACTTTGGAAAGAGTTTGGTCGGCATCGCTTTGGAATGGTATTTGGATCAGGATATATCTCGTTGGCATATCTGGGATGACCGTGCTCGGGACTTTGTCAGGAAGTTTCAATATAACATTGACATTGCCCCTGACCAAAATTCATTGTCAAATCTAAAGAAAAAGTCCTCGGAGAGCTTCCGagagtatgctgtcaaatggcgcgaacaaacGGCCAGAGTCAAACCTCCAATGGACGAAATAGAGATGGTTAGTGTcttccttcaagcccaagaggctgattattatcaaaacatgatgtctgcgatGAGTAAGCCATTTGCCGAAGCCATCAAAATTggtgaaatggttgaaaatgggttaAAAACAGGACGAATCTTAAGGCAGTTTGCTATAAGGGCTACCTCCCAAGCAATCCTAGGTGGGTCTGGAGGAGCAACAaatcgaaagaagaaggaagaagcagcAATGGCAACTTCAAGTGCAAGAAATCCCCGTCCACCCCGACCTCATTTCTCTGAAAaaaccccacaacattactatcccTACCAAGATGTGGCTTATGCTATGGTTCTGCAACCATACACAGTGATGAATGCACAACCCTATGTTAGGACACAACAACAATTTAATCAAAATCGAGCTCCATTTCCCAGAAATCAACCTGCTCACCAAGCTCactataatccccgacctccacagaACAACTTTCGTGCCCGGGAACCCCCCAAGATACCAAACTTCACACTCATCAGTGAGTCTTATTTTAGCCTGTTCCCCAAACTTGTTCAGATAGGTTTGTTGCAGCCTGTACCCCAAACCAGGAAGAACCCAGTGTCGCCCGCTTACAGAGCTGGTACTCGATATGcctaccattcaggggtagaagggtaTGATATAGAAGACTGTTGGACCCTGAAAAGGGCTGTGGAAAATCTGATAGAACAGAAGAGAATAGTGCTAAAGGGCGAAGATGTTCCTAATGTAACCAACAATCCATTACTGGCTCTCAACAATGGGCCAGTTATTGGAATAATCTATGAAGACAGAGAGTTTGACCCAGCTCTAAAAGCCATCATTGCCATAGCCGATGTGGAAAAGAAGCCAAAAGTTGTCGCGAAacaagacaagagggagaagaagAGCAAACCTACCCCAGAATACAGAAAAGAAAGTGGGAATTGA